From one Thalassobaculum sp. OXR-137 genomic stretch:
- a CDS encoding TAXI family TRAP transporter solute-binding subunit produces the protein MKMTLRACAVAAMSCAAALTFTGAASAEVKLPDTLVWSAYDTGSSGHAQSVAIGKAFKEKYGVNVRVLPGANDIARLTPLRVGKVDAVSNGVGTYFAQEGVFEFAKPEWGPQAVRLIMSSKGSAGLMVGVAEDTGVKEVKDLRGKRVAWVKSAPALNHNVTAILAFAGLTWNDVEKVEFAGFGASWEGMTNNQVDAAFAITVSGSTKAVAASPRGLLWPGLPFADKAGWDRMMAVAPYYTKNKVTAGTNVPKEGIQGQAYPYPILTVREDMTSELAHAMTTALIESYDLYKDGAPGAAGWALENQTFEWAVPYHDGAIAAFKDVGVWTDAMQAHNDKLVARQKVLIDAWAAFTKNAPSDEEAFVTAWAEARIAALEAAGLNPVIR, from the coding sequence ATGAAAATGACACTGCGCGCCTGCGCGGTGGCCGCGATGTCTTGCGCCGCCGCCCTCACCTTCACCGGCGCTGCGTCGGCCGAGGTCAAGCTGCCCGACACCCTCGTATGGTCGGCCTACGACACCGGCTCCTCGGGCCATGCCCAGTCGGTCGCCATCGGCAAGGCGTTCAAGGAGAAGTACGGAGTCAACGTCCGCGTCCTGCCGGGCGCCAACGACATCGCGCGGCTGACGCCGCTGCGGGTCGGCAAGGTCGATGCCGTCTCCAACGGCGTCGGCACCTATTTCGCTCAGGAAGGTGTCTTCGAGTTCGCCAAGCCGGAATGGGGTCCGCAGGCGGTGCGGCTGATCATGTCCTCCAAGGGCAGCGCCGGCCTGATGGTCGGTGTCGCCGAGGATACCGGCGTCAAGGAAGTCAAGGACCTGCGCGGTAAACGCGTGGCCTGGGTGAAGAGCGCGCCGGCGCTGAACCACAACGTCACCGCGATCCTGGCCTTCGCCGGACTGACCTGGAACGACGTCGAGAAGGTCGAGTTCGCCGGCTTCGGCGCTTCCTGGGAAGGCATGACCAACAACCAGGTCGATGCCGCCTTCGCGATCACCGTCTCCGGCAGCACCAAGGCGGTCGCCGCCAGCCCGCGCGGCCTGCTCTGGCCGGGCCTGCCCTTCGCCGACAAGGCCGGCTGGGACCGCATGATGGCGGTCGCCCCGTACTACACGAAGAACAAGGTCACCGCCGGGACCAACGTCCCCAAGGAAGGCATCCAGGGTCAGGCCTATCCCTATCCGATCCTGACCGTGCGCGAGGACATGACCAGTGAACTGGCGCATGCGATGACCACGGCCCTGATCGAGTCCTACGACCTCTACAAGGACGGTGCCCCGGGTGCCGCCGGCTGGGCGCTGGAGAACCAGACCTTCGAGTGGGCGGTTCCGTATCATGACGGGGCCATTGCCGCCTTCAAGGATGTCGGCGTGTGGACCGACGCGATGCAGGCCCATAACGACAAGCTGGTCGCCCGTCAGAAGGTCCTGATCGACGCCTGGGCCGCCTTCACCAAGAACGCCCCCTCCGACGAGGAGGCCTTCGTGACGGCGTGGGCCGAGGCGCGTATCGCCGCCCTGGAAGCCGCCGGTCTCAATCCGGTGATCCGCTGA